In the genome of Eschrichtius robustus isolate mEscRob2 chromosome 2, mEscRob2.pri, whole genome shotgun sequence, the window TTTACTTTCTCACTTACATTTTTTTGTGTtgaacccaataaaaaaatttaaaacgttACTTAGAACCCCTGACAATTTTAAGAACACATAATTCTAGGATAGCCTGAAGTTGGGGGAGGAACCACTGCACataacgtctttttttttttttttttcaaaacatctTTTAAATTCCCTCGGTATTCCGGGCTTCGGCCCCAGCTTTGCTCTGGGTGGCCCTGTGGGGAGGTCGCATCCTCtctcgggcctcagtttccccacctgtgaaaCCGAAACGTGGCGGAAGGCTCGCGGCGCGGGCTAAATTAACCTCAGTTTCATcaattgtaaaatgggaataattaacGGGACCGACCTCATGGGCTGTTCCAAGGAGGCAAAGGGCTTAGTAAATGCTGGACAAACTGCAGCAGTTGTCGTTATTGTTAGTACTGAAGCTGTTGGGGATCCTGGAACTCCGCCTCCCGTCATAtggagagagaaactgaggcccgcTAGACTCCCCGGCGTCCCGACCCCGCCGCGGCGCCCAGAAGGCCCAGACCCTGACACCCCGGCGCAGGGCGACACTGACCCGACAGTCCCCGACGGGGAAGGTTCCGCTTGTAGTCGATAGGGCCGTAGCCCCCCAGCGGGGGCATGTCCTGCTTCACCTTCGACGCCGCCATGCTTACAGACCCTGCACTTCCGGTCGCGAGAGGAAGTTACGCAACGGCGACCAACGCCATGATGAGTGTGGCGGAAGCTGCCGCGCCGGTCTCGGACCCGGCTGCAAAACCTAGGGCGCTGGTGCACTTACCTACCCCAGTGCGTGGGAGAGCTCGGATAGCTGGGCCCGCGATCGACTGCACGCCCCCAGCTGCGGCCGTAGAgtccttattttctcttctccCACATGGGGCGTGGCTCAGTCGGTGTCAAAGCCTGCAGCCCGTCCGGTCGCCAGAGTCCTTGCACCAAAGGACCACCCATTCACCTTCCCTCTGGGGCGATGTGCAGGCCAGTTAGAAACCTCAGGCTCCCGAGGGAGCCAGGTCTCTTCCCCATTTTCTCCCCCTCGGGGGGCCCTGTGGGCAGCCCAGGGCTCCACAGGGTCAGGGCTGAGTACACGAAGTTGGGGGACGGCTGCTACTCAGATTCGGACTCATGAGGAGCCGCCCCAATCCCAGGCACGGCTTCCACTCCCGGTGGTGGTCGGGACGCCTTGCTAGTGTCCTCTCATCGGGAACTGGACCATTCAGAGTTATTATGAGTCACAAAGCCCTAGGGCCTTGGGGGGCACCACGGGGCGGGGTCtgggcccccaccccccaccccgaggCGGGGTGACGCTCGCGGTCACTTCACAAGGCAGAAATTGTTACCTAGGCAATAAAGGGCACCGCGGCGGTGGGGGTCCGGGAGTGGGCACATGGGGGTGCGGGTGTGCAGGTGCCAAGCGCCATGGGTTAGGCCCGAGATCGGAGTCCGGCCGCCCACCGACAGCAGCCGCCTCCTGCTCCCCACGAGCCCCAGGCGCCACCATGTCGGGCGACAAACTTCTGAGCGAACTCGGCTATAAGCTGGGCCGCACGATAGGCGAGGGCAGTTACTCCAAGGTGAAGGTGGCCACGTCCAAGAAATACAAGGGCACGGTGGCCATCAAGGTGGTGGACCGGCGGCGCGCGCCGCCAGACTTCGTTAACAAGTTCCTGCCACGCGAGTTGTCCATCCTTCGGGGCGTGCGGCACCCGCACATCGTGCACGTCTTCGAGTTCATCGAGGTGTGCAACGGGAAGCTGTACATCGTGATGGAGGCGGCCGCCACCGACCTACTGCAGGCCGTGCAGCGAAACGGGCACATCCCCGGGGGGCAGGCGCGCGACCTCTTCGCGCAGATCGCCGGTGCTGTGCGCTACCTGCACGACCACCACCTGGTGCACCGCGACCTGAAGTGCGAAAACGTGCTGCTGAGCCCTGATGAACGCCACGTCAAGCTCACCGACTTCGGCTTCGGCCGTCAGGCGCATGGCTACCCCGACCTGAGCACCACCTACTGCGGCTCGGCCGCCTACGCGTCGCCCGAGGTACTCCTCGGCATCCCCTACGACCCCAAGAAGTACGACGTATGGAGCCTGGGTGTCGTGCTCTACGTCATGGTCACCGGGTGCATGCCCTTCGACGACTCCGACATCGCCGGCCTGCCCCGGCGTCAGAAGCGCGGCGTTCTCTACCCCGATGGCCTCGAGCTGTCTGAGCGCTGCAAGACCCTAATAGCCGACTTACTGCAGTTCAGCCCGTCGGCCAGGCCCTCCGCGAGCCAAGTAGCGCGCAACTGCTGGCTGCGTTCGGGGGACTCCGGCTAGAAGCCGGGGTTCCCACCATTCCCGCCGCCCCGAGCACTGCGCAAGCGCAGCGCACGCGCAAGAAGCGCGCTTCCGGAGTTCCGCGAAGCCGCCGCGCGCCGTTGCGCACGCGCCCTTTCCCCTTTTCCACTTCGACGCCGAAGGCGGCAGTCGCCCCCGTTTAGAATTCAGCTCGTCCGCCACGATCCCAAGAGCAGAAGGGCGCGTGCGCTTCCTCGGTTCCCCGAGAGAAGGCCCCGGGAAGGGGCTGGACGAGAGGAGAAGGAAACGTTGCCCCCGTGCGGAATGAGCGACCGCTACGCGGCGGGCAGTGGCTGCTTGGAGAAGCTGCTGGCGAGCGGACGCGCGCGGAGGGCGTCTGTCCACAGCCAGCCGCGCATGCCGGTGAGGGACGGCGCGCTCCAGGCGCTGCCCCCCTTGGAACTTGCAATAAACTCGCTCTTTCTCGCACCTGGCTCTAGCGACGGCCCCCTTTTacggagctggggggaggggatcgCTCCCCGGGAGAAGGCAGGCGCGGGCGCCCCATTTTAGAGAAAGGCTTGTGGAGGTTCTTGCTACAGGTCTGAAAAGGGAGTTGGAAAGATTCGAACCCAGACCTTTCGGGCTCCCCATCTTGGGCAGACTCGAAGGGGCTTTGGAGTCGTCCCCGGCGTCGTAATGGTCCTGGGAATGGAGGTGCTGGACTAGGGAGCAAGAACCCCAGCACCCTTCTGGTGTTTAAGGATGGAACAGCAAGGGGCGGGGGCCGCCTGTCCCTACAGAAACAGCATTTGCAAAAGAGGAAATTGATGCCCACACCGGTATCACTTGCCCAAGAACAGCCAGGATTTGCACCCAGATATGTCTGAAGTGGGGTGGGAAGGTGGTGGAAGCTCTCCCTAGTGAGGGTCCCTTCCTTGGTGAGGGGGAGAGTCGAGGGTGGGGCATTTGTCTGACGGGTTCATTCTGTACTCTGTCATTCATGCATTTTTTTGAGCGCCTGCTGTGCGTGCCAGGCTCTGGGACTCAGCCAAATGGCTTGGATTCATCCCTGCTGTCAGTGGAAGGGAGcaagtgaaaagtaaaataaaagaatggagtgaaaataaaataattgtaggTTGTTGCTAAATGCCAGGTGGGGGTGAGCAAGGAGGGACTGAAGGGAACGACATTTGAGCTGAGCCGGGAAGGAATCAAACACTGgaaacagcaaaagcagtgttcCAAGTGTTCCCAAGACAAGATGGAGCTGGTGTGTTTGAGTAACGCTAGGAACTCCTGTAGCTGGAATGGAGGGGGAAAGGAGGTGGAGAGGTAAAAGGTGTGTGTCTGGTATCTGGAGAGAGACCCCACAGGGTCTGGGGGAGATTGGGGGTTATTTTGCCTGTGATGAGGTTACTAGGTTTGGTGACAGTGGCTGTTGTCATTTGGGGTGTATGGGAAACACCTCCCTAGGCCCTTATCCTACCTGCCTCCACCCGAGCCCCACAGTACCTGAGGAGGGTGGTCATTTATGGGTCTGACCAtaccccacccctgctccctcaCCCTCCATGGCTCTCAGGTGCCCTGGGGATTATGTGCCACCTCTCCCCTCACTCCCTTCAAATAGGCTGTGGCCCCAACCCCCTcattttgcagaggaagaaacaggctAAGAAAGGGGAAATGACTTGCTCACTCAGAATAAAACCCACATCCTTTTCcccttgcccccaaagtccagcCACACTACTCTCCTTTGTCCTCAACCTGCCTTGCTTGGTCTCACCTCCGAGGCTTTGCACAGGCTGCTCCCACTCCCTGCACCACTTTTCCCCTCCCTTCACGCAAGACTTGGCCTAAAAAGGTCACCTCCCATGATACCCCATTCTTTCCCTCCTCACCCTTGTCTCAAGGTGTGATCCCAATGCCTGGGGCCCAGGCTAGTCATGGCCACTGGGGAGGCTGGAGGCAGAGATGCCCCAATAACAAGAAAcagcaaaatacataaataaataaaagcacctaGGAAAACAGGGTGATGTTTACTGCACATTGGAATTCAACAAAGTGCTTACAAGTCTCATTTTTGtgaataaaattttgaaacattGTGTCAACCTCTGAAAACAAATATTCACCAGAAATTGTTCATTTCGGAGGCAGCCGGGTGGCTCCCACCCTCTGTGCTTAGAATCTACACCTGCAACATCATGTCCTGCAGCAGACACCCAATGCCATGCCAATCCAGAAAAGCCCACCACTCTGGGATGGAGGCTGGTGATGACTAGGAGCCAGGCCAATGGGCAAAACCCACTGCATTCTCACTGCACTCCCCCAGCGCTGTGGGTAAACGGGCCACAAAGCCCCAGGTTCTGgtggaaatggaggcccagaagCAAGGCTGCGGAACCCAGTTGGGAGAAAACTAAATACCCATGACAAGTGAGGCCTGAAAGAAGCCCAAGAAGCAGGTGTCCTCTCCTTTGCTTCCCCGTTAACAAAGGGTCACCCTGCTGTCCCTTCCCAAGTTTCCAAGCTGCCCCAAAGCCGCGACAAAAACGTGGGATACCAGGGCTGAGGGgacggaaaaaaaaaatacagccaacACATCATCCATTTCTTTATTGTCCTTCAGATTCTAAAACTTCCTCATGACACAATGTATAGCCATTGATTCCAGCGTCTTTGTTTACTGGAACTTCTGTTCCGGTTtggtgggagatttttttttaaacatttattatcaaAGACTTAGAGTCACAATAAATACAAGTGACAATCTCCTCCCCCCAACCAAAACAAACCACCTCCCAAATATCCTACACTAGTGTGACTATTATACTTTCTTTGTTAAGGATTATAAAACTTTagctgtcctttaaaaaaaaaaaaaaagctcagtccAAGTTCTTTAGGCAAACGCCATGTGCAGCATAACTAGGCATCAAAGAAAAACCCTACGGCAGAGCAGCAAGGACTGTCTTTCCCATTATTTACACCCCTGTGATgataatgtattatttatatagAAAACTCCTCCCCGTGTCTCTCCGCCCACAGGAGAGTGACTTGTGGGACACAGGAGCCACAGGATGCAGCAGGGGTGTACTGTCGCCTCTTTCATTCCCTCTGCACTGGAGTGAGCTTTTGCTTCCTGAAGATCTTATAGTACAGACAGGACCAGagccgcgccccgccccccgcccccacggGAAAGGCCACTCTTGACCTTGTCAAAGGTGTGGGTCCCAACAGTACACATGGGACACTGAGGACTGGAGTCCCCATGACATGGTCAGGATGGCCAGAGCCGTGGGCAGCTCCAAGTGGACGCACAGTTATCTGTGCGAGCATCCACGTGCACTCGGGCCCACACAGGCAGCCACTTCAGATGGGGAAGTGAGCTTGGTGAACCCCACACCCGAGTCCACAGAACAGCTGACGTTTTGAATAGTTTCCAGTTGCCATCGGGGGTTCCTGTCACAGATTCCCGGGCAGTTACAATTGTCATTTGGGACTGGGGGCTCCCACATTCTCTGGTTCTCCTGGGAACCAGATCCTCCTACAAACCTACAAACTGGGAACCTACAAACTCCCTGAACTGTAGCCAATTTTGAGGGGTGGGCTTTGGGGCTGGGAGAATACCCTTAATGTTACTATCCTTCCCGTATTCAGAGAGGTATTTAATGCCTTTTCTTGCAACATTATAAATTTCATCACAGAACCATGCACTTGAGGCTTATAGAAGTTACACTGCAAAggggaaattaaaggaaaaaaggggGGAGATAGAAGTTTTGAGACAGTAGAAATGAATAAAGATTAAGGCATCTCACCTTCTTGACCCCCTTTTAAAAAGCTACATTTATGTCACAGTATGTCCTACTATGGGAATGTTCCTGCAATGCTGAGCTGCAGGAGGCAGAGACAGGGTCAGGGCCCGGCCATCCCGTCCTCCGCCTGTGGTGGTCAGTTTGTACTGAACTCACAAGGCCTATTCAACAGCCTGGAGAAGTCTGGCCAGGTGAGGTGAGGAGAGGTGGTTCCTGAGCATAGTGGAGAGTGAGGTTCTGATGGGGACGGGGTTCGGGGCCAATGCAAGTGGCTCAGTTTGAGCCCTGGAGTCACAGACCCAGTCAACCCCCACGGGGGTGCAACAACCGTGGTGCATCCCCAGTGCAGAGGTGACCTTGGCCCAGACGCCTGAGTTGCTGCATAGGACTGAGGTCAGTTTGCAGGGGAGGCCAGCGGGCACTCCTTCTGGGAGGATTTGGAAAATTTGGCCCATGTCATTGAAAAGAGAGAGCTAACAGCTCAGAGTAGTATAAGACAGGTATTTATTTGCCAGGCACACAGAAAAATGAGAGGAATAGAAATGCTTGCATACTCTTGATTTTTTGGTGTAAAAACacacccttccccactcccccacccctcctgaaGGTCAATTTCCCCTTTCCCCCAAATCCCTGGATCTTGGAATGAAAGCCACCcttctcctgccctcccctcctccttcagcCCATCTACATTATGtactcaaaagaaaaatcaatgagaaATTTAGGGTTTTacacaacaaaaaattagaacgCTTTGGAAAACTAGTTCTACGGCATGTCAAAAATGTCCTCTAAACACTGATAGTCACACAACATGGGAGGGGGCGGCGGCGGTTAAATGAGCCTTTATTAGAATGTTGCAGCAGTGTATTCGAAGAAGGTGGCCCTATAAAATAAGGATTTTAAATTAAGTCCCTAACTGCATGGATAGGAAAACCAGGGCTGGGGCTGAAGTGAGGAGCAGCATACCCCATCTACACACGCGTGTGCGCGTACGCGTGACACCCTCACACCTGCACAGAGCTGGCCCATGTGCAGCACACACACAACAGCTTCTGCCTTTCCTCATGGACCGATTTTTAAGGAGTGGGAGAAACCAAAACACAACACAACTAAAAGCAGACCTGATCCTTTGTAAGACATTTCTGTAGACTCTAggggggtttaaaaaaaaaaaaaaaaagtctgaaggcAAACCCTGGCAGCATGGCCCCGCTTTAAGGGAAGGTTCTAAACTAGACCCAAACATAAACCCTGAAGTCTGGGGGGGTGCAGGGGCGCCTCCCCACCCAGACACACCTGACAGAAGCACAGGCCAGGGCTTCGGATGTTGTCCATCAAAGTaagtaggaaaagaaaaggaaagaatttaataaaataaaccaCCACAACAAAAACCACAACAGccagcccctcccaacttcccGCTCAGGCTCTGGATGTTGCTGCTGATTCTCTCCTCCCTACTCTGTTGACGGTTCTCAGCTTCCAGGATCCCGGGCTCTCTGGCTGGGTCTGGGTTGCAGTTTGTTCTTCTGCTTAAGTGTGGAAGGTCGGGGGTCTCCGGGACGAGCAGCAGCAGAGGCCTTCTGCTGGAGCAAGGGCTGGGTGGTCAGAGGCCCACCCTCCAGGGCATGGGGGCCGTGCTTGGCAGGGAACCCTGGGTCTGCACGGTTTACATTAAACTCCATCATCGTgaggtgattaaaaaaaatctgtcaacctagagaTTGCCATGAAGGAAGGCAGTCAAAGATTAGGAGGCTAAGacagagggaaaagcaaaaacaaaacagaatgctCCGCTCAACTTCAGAAGCCCCGGGCGCCACTGCCCGAGCATGTCACAGTGTCTAGGGTGAGCCGTCCATGTGCCCTTCGGGGGGCCGAAGGAGAGGGCGAGGAGCAGAACCAGCCCCCAAGGTCCACTTTTCTGCTGGTGTTGGGCAAACTAAaggcaaagaaaggaagaaagcccATGGGAAAGGTCCCCAGTAATAATCCTGGTCCACCTGTGAAGTGGTCCCCCCACGTCGATGAGACTTTGCAGCCAAGATCGGAACTCTCACTTCCGCAGCACGGCCGGCGCTTACTCGCCCTCTCGGGGAGCAGGGTGTCTTCCCGGGTGGAGGGTGGTGGGgccaggtgggagggaggagggagcctgTTCTCCACTGGGCCCGGCTCGCACTATTTCCACGTGGCCGACTGGGGGATGGAGCGTGGCGGGATCATGTCCAGGAGGTACTCCCGCTGGCGGTCCACAGCTGAGGAGGTCTTGTGCACCGCCAAGCTCGGGCTGACAAATGCAAGGGCCCCGCCTGCAACAGAACAGAGCAACAGGCCACAACAGCCCCAGTCAGGGGGAGGCACCTGGGAGGACCCCAGCCTCAGCTGGGCCCACTGAGCAAAGGTGGTTCAAATACCAGCCTTGAAGCTGAAGAGAATTTAATAACTCAATCGCTTTTACAATGTTCCCAGCCTCTGCCACGGTAACCTTACACGTGGGGCAATAATCAGAGATTCTGTCATCTACCAGAACTATGAAAACTGAGTTGTTTACTACAGTGCTATACAGAACACTGAAAAACTGCAAATGACTGAACTGTGCAACTGGGCAATCCAGTATGATGCAATACTATGCAGTCATTACAACTGATCCTGTCTGTCCTCAGTTTTTAATGATATGGTAACATTCTCTCATTAAAACATTAAGAGGGACACAGAATGCTAAATACAGCATGATCCCTCTGTAAGGCACTTCCtgttttttattatatatgtgcTGGCATTTACACACGTGTGACATGTGAGTGAAGAGGTggaagggggttggggaggagaATCCTGAAGTGCAGCATTTGTTCTCCTGGGGTTGACAATGGCCACTGCCATtatcttctctttttgttttctccaaaTTTCCACGATGAACAAGTaccacttttttggggggggtggggggtgggggggtgtgctgcacggtttgcaggatcttagttccccgaccaggaactgaacccaggccccagcagtgaaagcgccgagtcctaaccattggaccgccagggaattccccaagtatcacacacccacacccaccctgccccccaccgcCCCACCAGCCTCCAACCAGCACACTTAGGTTTTGGGCTGGCCTGCGGGAAAGGACTGCCCTGGAGTCTCAGCTGCAGCAGGGACCAGAGTCGCTGTGTTACTCAGAAGTATTTTTGGTGGGTTAATATATTTTGTGGAATAAATGTTCCAAAGTCAAATGCACCACAGAACCCTCCCTGTGCATCCAAGGCCAGCACTCCAGAAACCTGCTGCTAGGTCCCGCCCAGAAAGCCACCATCCAGA includes:
- the TSSK6 gene encoding testis-specific serine/threonine-protein kinase 6 codes for the protein MSGDKLLSELGYKLGRTIGEGSYSKVKVATSKKYKGTVAIKVVDRRRAPPDFVNKFLPRELSILRGVRHPHIVHVFEFIEVCNGKLYIVMEAAATDLLQAVQRNGHIPGGQARDLFAQIAGAVRYLHDHHLVHRDLKCENVLLSPDERHVKLTDFGFGRQAHGYPDLSTTYCGSAAYASPEVLLGIPYDPKKYDVWSLGVVLYVMVTGCMPFDDSDIAGLPRRQKRGVLYPDGLELSERCKTLIADLLQFSPSARPSASQVARNCWLRSGDSG